The following are encoded in a window of Halosolutus halophilus genomic DNA:
- the rpsJ gene encoding 30S ribosomal protein S10: MQQARVRLAGTSPDDLDDICDDVREIANNTGVNLSGPIPLPTKTLEVPTRKSPDGEGTATWEHWEMRVHKRLIDLDADERALRQLMRIQVPNDVSIEIVLED; this comes from the coding sequence ATGCAGCAGGCACGCGTTCGACTCGCGGGCACGAGTCCAGACGACCTCGACGATATCTGCGACGACGTCCGCGAGATCGCGAACAACACCGGCGTCAACCTGAGCGGTCCCATCCCGCTGCCGACGAAGACCCTCGAGGTGCCGACCCGGAAGTCGCCTGACGGCGAGGGCACTGCCACGTGGGAGCACTGGGAGATGCGCGTCCACAAGCGCCTGATCGATCTGGACGCCGACGAACGCGCACTCCGTCAGCTCATGCGCATCCAGGTGCCGAACGACGTCTCGATCGAGATCGTCCTCGAAGACTGA